The genomic window AGCACCCCACCCTTACCCTTGCCCCCGCCCCATTCGGGAACCTGGACTTCTCCCCATTCTCTATCATGGTAGCCCCCGGTCTAAGACGCCCTTAGCTTTCCCTTCCCCACGcctcccctccatccctccctaaGCTGGCAGGCAGTCTCAGCCGTTCCAGAAATTGACAAAGAAGTTGCAGAGGGAGTGCCACTTCTCAGCGCAGTAGGTCTCCGTGAGCTCCGCGTTCCCATCTAGCCCGTCGGGGTCGGGCCCGGTCCCCATGGGTCGCTCCTCGTTGGGGACCAAGGCCGCCTTCCTCTTGCCCCCGTTGGTCTTCCTCTCAGAGGGGTTTTCCTTCGGCGGTGCGCTTTGGGGTGGCGTGGTCCCAGCGGCTGGGCCGGGCGTACGCTCCCGGGGCCGTCCCCGGCTGCGGGCCCTGGGCTTGGACTCCCCCGCGAATCCCGCGGCGGAGGGACGTGCGGGCGGGGACGTGCGGGGCACTAGTCGGAGCTCGGCACCGTGGCCCTTCTTGCCCGCGCACAAGCGGGCCTGGAGCGGCGTGGGGTCGTGACAGGGCCTCCGCTTCTTGCGCAGCCCGCCCAGCACCTGCTTCCAGAAGTGCGCGCGGCGAGCGGCGTAGGCTACGCACCGCTGCGGCTCCCCGCGGTAGGCGCACTGGTGGCGTGCTCCGTCCGGGCTCTGGCAGCGCAACGCCAGCTCGCTGCCCGCTGCGGCCCCCGGGGCGGGAAGCAGGAGCTGCCAGCTGCACGCGTGCTGTTCGGGGCTGAGGAAGCGACCCGAGGAGCCGCCTGTGGGCCCGGGGACCGGCTCCACCACGTTGCTAGCAGCCCCCTTTTCCCTCCGAGCAGCCGCGAGGAGGCAACcactcagcagcagcagcagcagcagcgacGGCGACAGCGACGCTCGCAGCCTCGGAGGACTCATGCTCCGCGGTTTCCGCGCTCCGCTCTTCTCGGACCGCGTCTGTCGGGGCTGGACCAGGCAGAGAGCATTCCCTGGACCTgcggacagaggcagagacaacACCAACGGAGCTAGGCGCAGCGCTTTGCCCAGACACATGCACCTGCGAACTACCCTTCCGCAGACTTTCTGGAAGCTGCAGCCTGCGAGGAGACCCTCTGAGGAGCTTTCCTGGGGAAACTGCTTACTGTCTAAATAATCACTTTCAAACCATGTATGCATTGAGATTTTCTTCCCCTTGCAAATACGATAGCAAAACGATGCGTGATAATTGCCCCCTCTACCCCTTCCTTCGTTTTCTCCCTTCTCCAACGTCCAGTAAACTATCTACAAAATCATTTCAGATGATTCCTTGGAAACATGCACTTTACTACACTTTGAACTTACCGAGTTCTGGGAGAGGCGCCAAAGCCTTATTAGGGTAGATGGAACGACTGCGCAGGGGAGTAGTCTGTTTTAGCCGGCTCCTGTGAATGAACGTGgtatcaatggaacagaagaggcCTACCCTTCTTCGCCCCTCCCAGATTTCTCTCGCTCTGGGAGACTTATCACCGCCgcgcttctctctctctctctttctctctcactctatctctctctctctagatggATGATGGAAGCTGTCCTGTAGCATGAAATATAAATCTTGTATTTTGCTTCCAATGTTTAAAGTAATCAGGCAAAATTAACCAAGTTtttatccaaaaaataaaaattaaacaaaagatgtaagttttaaaagttaagtaaaatgaaacaaaacaaacttcagtATTCTAAACTAGACATTTTTTACACAATTATTTACATTCTATTTCTCATATTCTGAGTTCTATATTTTCACCTATTATTTCCAGTAGCCTTTCTTATCCTGACTCTCAATCTTAATAATTGttactactaataaaaatataatatcttaGTTTATTAACATACAATAGTGCCCAGCAGTTCACCCAGGAGTAGACATTTGggcttttgattatttttaggtATTATAAATGTCCTCCAAaaattagaagttttaaaaaattattggtaTTATAGTAGTCGAAAGGTAAGATTACCAATTGAAATGGTATAATAGCTAAGAAtgtgagactagcctggcctggtgaaaatacaaaaaatacaaaatacaaaaatacaaaaattagccgggcgtggtggcagactactgtaattccagctactcgggaggctgaggcaggagaatcacttgaacccgggaggcggaggttgcagtgagcctagatcgcgccattgcactccagcctgggcgacagagcgagactgcgtctcaaaaaaaaaaaaaaaaaaaaaaaaagagagagagagaatgaatgtgtTCCTGGATCTTGAAAATGTCacagttaggccgggcgcggtggctcaagcctgtaatcccagcactttggaaggccgaggtgggtggatcatgagatcaggagatcgagaccatcctggctaacacggtgaaaccccgtctctactaaaaatacaaaaaactagccgggcgtggtgccgggcgcctgtagtcccagctactcggaggctgaggcgggagaatggcgtgaacccgggaggtggagcttgcagtgagccgagatcaggccactgcactccagcctgggccacacagcgagactctgtctcaaaaaaaaaaaaagaaagaaaatgtcacattTAAGCAAAGCTGCTTTTTTGGAGGCGGGGGGGATTGTGTGTGCGCtgaagtttctttgttttgttttgtttgtttgttttgagatgggcgctcactctgtcgcccaggctggagtgcaatggtgctatctcaccactcactgcactatctctcactcactgcaacctccgccttcccggttcaagcgattctcctgcctcagcctcccgagtagctgggattacaggcgcctgccacaacacccagctaatttttgtatttttagtggaaatggggtttcaccatgttggccagtctggtctggaactcctgacctcaaatgattcacctgcctcagcctctgaaagtgccgACCAagcaaagctgtttttttttttctttactcttttcaaaaattttatttagaagcCTACTTGTAGAAGTTAGTATAATTTTACAGCTTATTagaaaaattcaattattttctctctgcaAACGTTATAATAGGTTAGGAATAATAGATCAGAAATGTACTATATTACAAAACAGTGGCCTATAACTATTTGTACATTTACTGTGCaccttaaggaaaagaatttgaCAGTGTGCTGTACTTACACTGCAggtaacatatttttattatattacacAAAACCGACCAGTGGTAGTGCTTGAATTTATAAATGGCCATTAAACAGAATATTTAAACTCAGATGTATATTTAGCAtgctaaaaagtgaaaaaaaatcaactgaagttCTGTGGCTCATCAGTTCAAATGTTtcatggcatttttttctttaaatgaaaaattttgatattgtaaaacaaataattttaaaagataaaattttctaaatttttagaaataatattcacATTCATTTTGTCATGGGTTTCATGtggcttttctaaatatattaatCATATTAATAAGACATTGGTCCTATACAATTTTAAGAGTCCGTCTTCAATTAAaaactgtaacaaaaataaacagtatgTAAAGAgtaacaaaaagtaaattaaatatacTGAACTCACACAACAGgtagaataaaatgaaaccaaattaCATAATGGCAggttatacattttaaagaatctCTGTCCACTTAGTCAAATAAGATAGAAATTGAAATGTAAACTTACTGATTTCTGTGGGATTTTCCCCACTGGTTCAAATTGGAAAATTTGATATAaatctagtattttatttttgtacatttaataTGATTCAATATAATCTGCACAGTCTCATGTATAGCTTATCAATAATGCCATCATCACAAAAAACCTCACTGCTTACTAGAAATGCTAAACActggaaaaaatggaa from Theropithecus gelada isolate Dixy chromosome 9, Tgel_1.0, whole genome shotgun sequence includes these protein-coding regions:
- the FGFBP3 gene encoding fibroblast growth factor-binding protein 3 isoform X1, which codes for MHTWFESDYLDSKQFPQESSSEGLLAGCSFQKVCGRVVRRCMCLGKALRLAPLVLSLPLSAGPGNALCLVQPRQTRSEKSGARKPRSMSPPRLRASLSPSLLLLLLLSGCLLAAARREKGAASNVVEPVPGPTGGSSGRFLSPEQHACSWQLLLPAPGAAAGSELALRCQSPDGARHQCAYRGEPQRCVAYAARRAHFWKQVLGGLRKKRRPCHDPTPLQARLCAGKKGHGAELRLVPRTSPPARPSAAGFAGESKPRARSRGRPRERTPGPAAGTTPPQSAPPKENPSERKTNGGKRKAALVPNEERPMGTGPDPDGLDGNAELTETYCAEKWHSLCNFFVNFWNG
- the FGFBP3 gene encoding fibroblast growth factor-binding protein 3 isoform X2, whose amino-acid sequence is MSPPRLRASLSPSLLLLLLLSGCLLAAARREKGAASNVVEPVPGPTGGSSGRFLSPEQHACSWQLLLPAPGAAAGSELALRCQSPDGARHQCAYRGEPQRCVAYAARRAHFWKQVLGGLRKKRRPCHDPTPLQARLCAGKKGHGAELRLVPRTSPPARPSAAGFAGESKPRARSRGRPRERTPGPAAGTTPPQSAPPKENPSERKTNGGKRKAALVPNEERPMGTGPDPDGLDGNAELTETYCAEKWHSLCNFFVNFWNG